The Mytilus galloprovincialis chromosome 4, xbMytGall1.hap1.1, whole genome shotgun sequence genome contains a region encoding:
- the LOC143073374 gene encoding THO complex subunit 3-like, with protein sequence MASFHETTRKYFNSNNRIRELQAHSAKVHSVAWNSDGKRLASGSYDKTVNVFVLDRERMSKDLTFRGHGDSVDQLCWHPKNPDQLVTASGDKTVRIWDARTNKAVATVNTKGENINICWSPDGTTIAVGNKEDLITFIDVRSHRSKAEEQFKFEINEISWNNDGDLFFLTSGQGNIHIMSYPELKMQHVLHGHPANCICIEFDPMGKYFATGSADALCSLWDVGELVCVRTFARLEWPVRTLSFSHDGKMLASASEDLVIDISDVETGEKVTEVTCETPTFTVAWHPKRYLLAYACDDKYERDQRDRDRDVGTVRVFGFPSD encoded by the exons ATGGCTTCCTTCCATGAAAccacgagaaaatattttaacagtAACAACAGAATCAGAGAGCTTCAGGCACATTCAGCAAAAGTTCATTCTGTTGCATGGAATAGTGATGGGAAAAGACTTGCTTCTGGGTCATATGATAAAACTGTCAATGTATTTGTTTTGGATAGAGAACGGATG agtAAAGATTTGACCTTCAGAGGTCATGGTGATAGTGTAGACCAACTTTGCTGGCACCCTAAGAATCCAGATCAGCTAGTAACAGCCAGTGGAGATAAAACTGTTAGAATCTGGGATGCTAGAACAAACAAGGCTGTCGCCACAGTGAACACAAAAG GTGAAAACATTAATATTTGCTGGTCACCAGATGGCACTACAATAGCTGTCGGAAACAAAGAAGATCTGATAACGTTTATAGATGTACGTAGTCACAGATCAAAAGCTGAAGAACAGTTTaaatttgaaatcaatgaaatcTCATGGAACAATGATGGAGACCTATTTTTCTTAACGAGTGGTCAAGGAAACATTCATATAATGAG tTATCCAGAACTAAAGATGCAGCACGTACTACATGGCCACCCAGCAAACTGTATCTGTATAGAGTTTGATCCCATGGGTAAATACTTCGCTACAGGAAGTGCTGATGCTCTGTGTAGTCTCTGGGATGTGGGAGAACTCGTCTGTGTTAGAACTTTTGCCAG ATTAGAGTGGCCAGTGAGAACATTGAGTTTTAGCCATGATGGTAAAATGTTAGCCTCAGCCTCAGAGGACCTTGTGATAGATATTTCTGATGTAGAAACAG GTGAAAAGGTAACAGAGGTGACGTGTGAGACACCTACCTTTACTGTAGCATGGCATCCTAAGAGATATTTATTGGCCTATGCTTGTGACGACAAGTACGAGAGAGATCAACGAGACAGAGACAGGGATGTGGGTACTGTCAGAGTATTTGGTTTCCCAAGTGACTGA